A genomic region of Platichthys flesus chromosome 4, fPlaFle2.1, whole genome shotgun sequence contains the following coding sequences:
- the LOC133952412 gene encoding cell adhesion molecule 2-like isoform X2 → MIVKQHLVFILYSLCASVFKVAGTKSKAKGSQGQFPITQNVTVVEGAAANMTCRVDYNDNTSLQWSNPAQQTLFFGDKKALRDHRIELVRATSQELTIKIGDVSLSDEGQYTCSLFTMPVKTTKAFLTVLGVPSRPEITGFTKPAMEGDVITLTCTTSGSKPAAHIRWFRNDKEVQGTKELNATGKSFTVRSSLQLQVDKRDDGVAYTCSVEHVSLSNPYMTTEVLEVHYAPHLDIAHSLLIPQEGQYFKLECVSIGNPIPDSVLWSKDGGELPDIERMIVEGRELTITTLNKTDNGTYRCEASNHLGTSSAEYTLFVYDPNALGQHGPDHALIGGVVAVVVFITLCLIIVLGRYLARHKGTYLTHEAKGAEDAPDADTAIINAEGNHVHAEEKKEYFI, encoded by the exons gTAGCCAAGGTCAGTTCCCCATCACTCAGAATGTGACGGTGGTGGAGGGGGCCGCAGCCAACATGACCTGTCGTGTGGATTACAATGATAACACTTCCCTCCAGTGGTCGAACCCTGCACAACAGACCCTGTTCTTCGGGGACAAGAAAG CTCTGAGAGACCACAGAATCGAGCTGGTGCGAGCCACGTCGCAGGAGCTCACCATCAAAATCGGTGACGTCAGCCTGTCGGACGAGGGCCAGTACACCTGCTCGCTCTTCACCATGCCTGTCAAGACCACCAAGGCCTTCCTCACTGTTCTGG GAGTACCGAGCCGGCCGGAGATCACAGGATTCACCAAGCCGGCCATGGAGGGCGACGTGATCACCCTGACGTGCACCACATCCGGCAGCAAACCAGCCGCCCACATCCGGTGGTTCCGAAACGACAAGGAGGTCCAAG GAACCAAGGAGCTGAACGCCACAGGTAAATCTTTCACCGTCAGGAGCAGCCTCCAGTTGCAGGTGGACAAGCGGGACGACGGCGTGGCCTACACCTGCAGCGTGGAGCACGTGTCCCTGTCCAACCCCTACATGACCACCGAGGTTCTGGAGGTCCACT ATGCTCCCCACCTGGACATCGCACACTCATTGCTCATTCCACAAGAAGGGCAATACTTCAAATTGGAGTGTGTGTCCATAGGCAACCCAAT aCCTGATTCGGTGTTGTGGTCCAAAGACGGAGGCGAGCTGCCCGACATCGAGCGCATGATCGTGGAGGGGAGAGAACTCACCATCACCACGCTCAACAAAACAGACAACGGCACATACCGCTGCGAGGCGAGCAACCACCTGGGGACCAGCAGCGCCGAGTACACACTGTTTGTCTACG ATCCTAATGCTCTGGGACAACACGGACCGGACCACGCTTTAATCGGCGGCGTCGTTGCAGTCGTGGTCTTCATCACCTTGTGCTTGATAATAGTTCTCGGGCGATATCTGGCCAGACATAAAG GGACGTATCTAACGCACGAGGCCAAAGGAGCGGAGGACGCCCCCGACGCCGACACAGCCATCATCAACGCCGAGGGGAACCACGTGCacgcagaggagaagaaggagtaCTTCATCTAG
- the LOC133952412 gene encoding cell adhesion molecule 2-like isoform X3, with protein sequence MIVKQHLVFILYSLCASVFKGSQGQFPITQNVTVVEGAAANMTCRVDYNDNTSLQWSNPAQQTLFFGDKKALRDHRIELVRATSQELTIKIGDVSLSDEGQYTCSLFTMPVKTTKAFLTVLGVPSRPEITGFTKPAMEGDVITLTCTTSGSKPAAHIRWFRNDKEVQGTKELNATGKSFTVRSSLQLQVDKRDDGVAYTCSVEHVSLSNPYMTTEVLEVHYAPHLDIAHSLLIPQEGQYFKLECVSIGNPIPDSVLWSKDGGELPDIERMIVEGRELTITTLNKTDNGTYRCEASNHLGTSSAEYTLFVYAKDFPGPTTDPNALGQHGPDHALIGGVVAVVVFITLCLIIVLGRYLARHKGTYLTHEAKGAEDAPDADTAIINAEGNHVHAEEKKEYFI encoded by the exons gTAGCCAAGGTCAGTTCCCCATCACTCAGAATGTGACGGTGGTGGAGGGGGCCGCAGCCAACATGACCTGTCGTGTGGATTACAATGATAACACTTCCCTCCAGTGGTCGAACCCTGCACAACAGACCCTGTTCTTCGGGGACAAGAAAG CTCTGAGAGACCACAGAATCGAGCTGGTGCGAGCCACGTCGCAGGAGCTCACCATCAAAATCGGTGACGTCAGCCTGTCGGACGAGGGCCAGTACACCTGCTCGCTCTTCACCATGCCTGTCAAGACCACCAAGGCCTTCCTCACTGTTCTGG GAGTACCGAGCCGGCCGGAGATCACAGGATTCACCAAGCCGGCCATGGAGGGCGACGTGATCACCCTGACGTGCACCACATCCGGCAGCAAACCAGCCGCCCACATCCGGTGGTTCCGAAACGACAAGGAGGTCCAAG GAACCAAGGAGCTGAACGCCACAGGTAAATCTTTCACCGTCAGGAGCAGCCTCCAGTTGCAGGTGGACAAGCGGGACGACGGCGTGGCCTACACCTGCAGCGTGGAGCACGTGTCCCTGTCCAACCCCTACATGACCACCGAGGTTCTGGAGGTCCACT ATGCTCCCCACCTGGACATCGCACACTCATTGCTCATTCCACAAGAAGGGCAATACTTCAAATTGGAGTGTGTGTCCATAGGCAACCCAAT aCCTGATTCGGTGTTGTGGTCCAAAGACGGAGGCGAGCTGCCCGACATCGAGCGCATGATCGTGGAGGGGAGAGAACTCACCATCACCACGCTCAACAAAACAGACAACGGCACATACCGCTGCGAGGCGAGCAACCACCTGGGGACCAGCAGCGCCGAGTACACACTGTTTGTCTACG CCAAAGACTTCCCAGGGCCCACGACAG ATCCTAATGCTCTGGGACAACACGGACCGGACCACGCTTTAATCGGCGGCGTCGTTGCAGTCGTGGTCTTCATCACCTTGTGCTTGATAATAGTTCTCGGGCGATATCTGGCCAGACATAAAG GGACGTATCTAACGCACGAGGCCAAAGGAGCGGAGGACGCCCCCGACGCCGACACAGCCATCATCAACGCCGAGGGGAACCACGTGCacgcagaggagaagaaggagtaCTTCATCTAG
- the LOC133952412 gene encoding cell adhesion molecule 2-like isoform X1 encodes MIVKQHLVFILYSLCASVFKVAGTKSKAKGSQGQFPITQNVTVVEGAAANMTCRVDYNDNTSLQWSNPAQQTLFFGDKKALRDHRIELVRATSQELTIKIGDVSLSDEGQYTCSLFTMPVKTTKAFLTVLGVPSRPEITGFTKPAMEGDVITLTCTTSGSKPAAHIRWFRNDKEVQGTKELNATGKSFTVRSSLQLQVDKRDDGVAYTCSVEHVSLSNPYMTTEVLEVHYAPHLDIAHSLLIPQEGQYFKLECVSIGNPIPDSVLWSKDGGELPDIERMIVEGRELTITTLNKTDNGTYRCEASNHLGTSSAEYTLFVYAKDFPGPTTDPNALGQHGPDHALIGGVVAVVVFITLCLIIVLGRYLARHKGTYLTHEAKGAEDAPDADTAIINAEGNHVHAEEKKEYFI; translated from the exons gTAGCCAAGGTCAGTTCCCCATCACTCAGAATGTGACGGTGGTGGAGGGGGCCGCAGCCAACATGACCTGTCGTGTGGATTACAATGATAACACTTCCCTCCAGTGGTCGAACCCTGCACAACAGACCCTGTTCTTCGGGGACAAGAAAG CTCTGAGAGACCACAGAATCGAGCTGGTGCGAGCCACGTCGCAGGAGCTCACCATCAAAATCGGTGACGTCAGCCTGTCGGACGAGGGCCAGTACACCTGCTCGCTCTTCACCATGCCTGTCAAGACCACCAAGGCCTTCCTCACTGTTCTGG GAGTACCGAGCCGGCCGGAGATCACAGGATTCACCAAGCCGGCCATGGAGGGCGACGTGATCACCCTGACGTGCACCACATCCGGCAGCAAACCAGCCGCCCACATCCGGTGGTTCCGAAACGACAAGGAGGTCCAAG GAACCAAGGAGCTGAACGCCACAGGTAAATCTTTCACCGTCAGGAGCAGCCTCCAGTTGCAGGTGGACAAGCGGGACGACGGCGTGGCCTACACCTGCAGCGTGGAGCACGTGTCCCTGTCCAACCCCTACATGACCACCGAGGTTCTGGAGGTCCACT ATGCTCCCCACCTGGACATCGCACACTCATTGCTCATTCCACAAGAAGGGCAATACTTCAAATTGGAGTGTGTGTCCATAGGCAACCCAAT aCCTGATTCGGTGTTGTGGTCCAAAGACGGAGGCGAGCTGCCCGACATCGAGCGCATGATCGTGGAGGGGAGAGAACTCACCATCACCACGCTCAACAAAACAGACAACGGCACATACCGCTGCGAGGCGAGCAACCACCTGGGGACCAGCAGCGCCGAGTACACACTGTTTGTCTACG CCAAAGACTTCCCAGGGCCCACGACAG ATCCTAATGCTCTGGGACAACACGGACCGGACCACGCTTTAATCGGCGGCGTCGTTGCAGTCGTGGTCTTCATCACCTTGTGCTTGATAATAGTTCTCGGGCGATATCTGGCCAGACATAAAG GGACGTATCTAACGCACGAGGCCAAAGGAGCGGAGGACGCCCCCGACGCCGACACAGCCATCATCAACGCCGAGGGGAACCACGTGCacgcagaggagaagaaggagtaCTTCATCTAG